The Brassica napus cultivar Da-Ae chromosome C7, Da-Ae, whole genome shotgun sequence genome has a segment encoding these proteins:
- the LOC106407514 gene encoding phosphate transporter PHO1 homolog 2 isoform X1 codes for MKFGKELSSQMVPEWQQAYMSYDYLKKLLKEIIKLKLRTNPPPHPPPHQAVSGKRLSRKMTLYRAFSGLVQTQGRKRQSSGQINPSLETDIEEGNAPILVNKTSNGLETMFLMTAEEGGEYELIFFRRLDDEFNRVEKFYKEKVEEVMNDAIMLDKQMDALIAFRIKVENPVGWGWEERTVEMTRLASDVATSTAAIAASTPSKTRTARMEPIHEGGSSRADQSEDHGDERRSSLSKVAAGRPAPIEVLDHIKINNTKETPRSTIKSVIHSSNHEEIKFTRRNLKEVEEKLKVAFVQFYQKLRLLKSYSFLNVLAFSKILKKYDKITSRNASKPYMKMVDNSYLGSSDDLMKLIQRVEATFIKHFANGNRRKGMKFLRPLMKRERHRLTFFTGFSAGCMFSLIVALVAIIRARNIFQEEGYKDYMNSVFPLYSLFGFIVLHMTMYAIDIYYWKRYRVNYAFIFGFKQGTELDYRQVLFVGFSIGAFALLCVLGNLDMQADPRTKSYQALTELLPLFLLGALLLVLVLPFNILYRSSRFFFLTCLFHFLAAPLYKVTLPDFFLGDQLTSQVQALRSIQFYICHYGWGDFKQRQNTCGRSEVYNIFIYVVAVIPYLSRLLQCIRRMFEERSLEQGYNGVKYFLTILAVCLRTAYGFDKNKNHKFILKVLAGSASVLAAVFCTYWDFVYDWGLLNRTSKNRWLRDKLLVPHKRVYFIAMILNVVLRFAWLQTVLDFEIKFLHTQTVLVVVACLEIIRRGIWNFFRLENEHLNNVGKYRAFKSVPLPFSYDEDDDKDD; via the exons ATGAAGTTCGGAAAAGAATTGTCGTCACAAATGGTACCGGAGTGGCAACAAGCTTACATGAGCTACGATTATCTCAAAAAACTTCTCAAAGAAATCATCAAACTGAAACTCAGAACCAACCCTCCTCCCCATCCTCCTCCACATCAAGCCGTATCCGGTAAAAGACTTAGCCGCAAGATGACTCTATACCGAGCTTTTAGCGGCCTTGTCCAAACGCAAGGAAGGAAAAGACAAAGTTCCGGGCAAATCAACCCTTCTCTAGAAACTGACATTGAAGAAG GTAATGCACCGATACTCGTCAACAAAACGAGTAATGGATTAGAAACTATGTTCTTGATGACGGCAGAGGAAGGAGGAGAATATGAATTGATCTTTTTCAGGCGACTCGATGATGAGTTTAATAGGGTTGAGAAGTTCTATAAAGAGAAAGTAGAAGAAGTAATGAATGATGCGATTATGCTTGATAAGCAAATGGATGCTCTAATTGCATTCCGAATTAAGGTTGAGAATCCTGTTGGGTGGGGATGGGAGGAGCGGACGGTGGAGATGACTCGCTTGGCCTCCGATGTTGCTACTTCCACGGCCGCGATTGCTGCTTCTACACCCTCTAAAACTCGAACCG CTCGCATGGAGCCGATACATGAAGGAGGCTCCAGCAGAGCTGATCAATCCGAAGATCACGGTGACGAGAGAAGGAGCAGCTTGAGCAAAGTGGCAGCGGGGAGGCCAGCCCCTATCGAGGTTCTAGACCACATAAAGATCAACAACACTAAGGAAACGCCTAGGTCCACCATTAAAAGCGTTATCCATTCCTCGAACCATGAGGAGATCAAATTCACTAGGCGTAATCTGAAGGAAGTGGAAGAGAAGCTCAAAGTCGCTTTCGTCCAGTTTTACCAAAAGCTTCGTCTCCTCAAGAGCTACAG CTTTCTGAATGTGTTGGCGTTCTCCAAGATTTTGAAGAAGTATGATAAG ATAACTTCGAGAAACGCTTCGAAGCCTTACATGAAAATGGTTGACAATTCGTATCTCGGAAGCTCAGATGAC CTAATGAAACTGATACAGCGTGTTGAAGCTACATTCATAAAGCATTTCGCAAATGGTAACAGACGAAAAGGAATGAAATTTTTGAGACCTCTAATGAAAAGAGAGAGACATCGACTCACATTCTTCACTG gtttctctGCTGGATGCATGTTTTCTCTTATAGTGGCTCTTGTAGCTATCATACGCGCCAGGAATATTTTTCAAGAGGAAGGCTACAAAGATTACATGAATAGTGTGTTCCCTCTTTATAG CTTGTTTGGGTTCATTGTGCTTCACATGACTATGTATGCTATTGATATATACTATTGGAAGCGTTATCGAGTAAATTATGCATTCATATTTGGGTTCAAGCAAGGAACTGAACTTGATTACAGACAAGTTCTGTTTGTGGGGTTTAGCATTGGAGCTTTCGCGTTGCTTTGTGTTCTTGGTAATCTTGACATGCAAGCAGACCCTAGAACCAAAAGTTACCAAGCACTAACCgaacttcttcctcttttcCTTCTTGGT GCTTTGCTTTTAGTTTTAGTCTTGCCGTTCAACATTCTCTACCGTTCAAGtcgcttcttcttcctcacgtGTTTGTTTCACTTCCTTGCTGCTCCTCTTTACAAG GTAACGTTGCCTGATTTCTTCTTAGGAGATCAATTAACTAGCCAAGTACAAGCTCTTCGAAGCATCCAGTTCTACATATGCCACTATGGATGGGGAGACTTCAAACAAAGACAAAACACTTGTGGACGCTCAGAAGTCTACAACATTTTCATATACGTTGTTGCTGTAATACCGTATCTATCGCGCCTCCTTCAG TGTATACGCCGAATGTTTGAGGAAAGAAGTCTAGAGCAAGGATACAACGGAGTCAAATACTTTTTAACAATATTAGCGGTTTGTTTAAGAACAGCTTATGGTTTTGACAAGAACAAGAATCATAAGTTTATTCTCAAAGTATTAGCTGGTTCTGCCTCAGTCCTTGCTGCTGTTTTCTGTACATACTGGGACTTTGTCTATGACTGGGGACTTCTGAATAGAACATCCAAAAACAGATGGCTTAGAGATAAACTTCTCGTCCCACACAAGAGAGTATATTTCATTGCAATG ATCTTGAACGTTGTGTTGAGATTTGCATGGTTGCAAACGGTATTGGATTTTGAAATTAAGTTTCTTCACACTCAAACGGTGCTTGTGGTTGTGGCCTGTCTTGAGATTATTCGCCGTGGGATATGGAATTTCTTCAG GCTAGAGAATGAGCATTTGAATAATGTGGGGAAGTACCGAGCTTTCAAGTCAGTTCCATTACCATTCAGCTACGATGAAGATGATGACAAGGACGACTAA
- the LOC106407514 gene encoding phosphate transporter PHO1 homolog 2 isoform X2 has protein sequence MKFGKELSSQMVPEWQQAYMSYDYLKKLLKEIIKLKLRTNPPPHPPPHQAVSGKRLSRKMTLYRAFSGLVQTQGRKRQSSGQINPSLETDIEEGNAPILVNKTSNGLETMFLMTAEEGGEYELIFFRRLDDEFNRVEKFYKEKVEEVMNDAIMLDKQMDALIAFRIKVENPVGWGWEERTVEMTRLASDVATSTAAIAASTPSKTRSRVIGAKARMEPIHEGGSSRADQSEDHGDERRSSLSKVAAGRPAPIEVLDHIKINNTKETPRSTIKSVIHSSNHEEIKFTRRNLKEVEEKLKVAFVQFYQKLRLLKSYSFLNVLAFSKILKKYDKITSRNASKPYMKMVDNSYLGSSDDLMKLIQRVEATFIKHFANGNRRKGMKFLRPLMKRERHRLTFFTGFSAGCMFSLIVALVAIIRARNIFQEEGYKDYMNSVFPLYSLFGFIVLHMTMYAIDIYYWKRYRVNYAFIFGFKQGTELDYRQVLFVGFSIGAFALLCVLGNLDMQADPRTKSYQALTELLPLFLLGALLLVLVLPFNILYRSSRFFFLTCLFHFLAAPLYKVTLPDFFLGDQLTSQVQALRSIQFYICHYGWGDFKQRQNTCGRSEVYNIFIYVVAVIPYLSRLLQCIRRMFEERSLEQGYNGVKYFLTILAVCLRTAYGFDKNKNHKFILKVLAGSASVLAAVFCTYWDFVYDWGLLNRTSKNRWLRDKLLVPHKRVYFIAMILNVVLRFAWLQTVLDFEIKFLHTQTVLVVVACLEIIRRGIWNFFRLENEHLNNVGKYRAFKSVPLPFSYDEDDDKDD, from the exons ATGAAGTTCGGAAAAGAATTGTCGTCACAAATGGTACCGGAGTGGCAACAAGCTTACATGAGCTACGATTATCTCAAAAAACTTCTCAAAGAAATCATCAAACTGAAACTCAGAACCAACCCTCCTCCCCATCCTCCTCCACATCAAGCCGTATCCGGTAAAAGACTTAGCCGCAAGATGACTCTATACCGAGCTTTTAGCGGCCTTGTCCAAACGCAAGGAAGGAAAAGACAAAGTTCCGGGCAAATCAACCCTTCTCTAGAAACTGACATTGAAGAAG GTAATGCACCGATACTCGTCAACAAAACGAGTAATGGATTAGAAACTATGTTCTTGATGACGGCAGAGGAAGGAGGAGAATATGAATTGATCTTTTTCAGGCGACTCGATGATGAGTTTAATAGGGTTGAGAAGTTCTATAAAGAGAAAGTAGAAGAAGTAATGAATGATGCGATTATGCTTGATAAGCAAATGGATGCTCTAATTGCATTCCGAATTAAGGTTGAGAATCCTGTTGGGTGGGGATGGGAGGAGCGGACGGTGGAGATGACTCGCTTGGCCTCCGATGTTGCTACTTCCACGGCCGCGATTGCTGCTTCTACACCCTCTAAAACTCG CTCTCGCGTTATTGGAGCTAAAGCTCGCATGGAGCCGATACATGAAGGAGGCTCCAGCAGAGCTGATCAATCCGAAGATCACGGTGACGAGAGAAGGAGCAGCTTGAGCAAAGTGGCAGCGGGGAGGCCAGCCCCTATCGAGGTTCTAGACCACATAAAGATCAACAACACTAAGGAAACGCCTAGGTCCACCATTAAAAGCGTTATCCATTCCTCGAACCATGAGGAGATCAAATTCACTAGGCGTAATCTGAAGGAAGTGGAAGAGAAGCTCAAAGTCGCTTTCGTCCAGTTTTACCAAAAGCTTCGTCTCCTCAAGAGCTACAG CTTTCTGAATGTGTTGGCGTTCTCCAAGATTTTGAAGAAGTATGATAAG ATAACTTCGAGAAACGCTTCGAAGCCTTACATGAAAATGGTTGACAATTCGTATCTCGGAAGCTCAGATGAC CTAATGAAACTGATACAGCGTGTTGAAGCTACATTCATAAAGCATTTCGCAAATGGTAACAGACGAAAAGGAATGAAATTTTTGAGACCTCTAATGAAAAGAGAGAGACATCGACTCACATTCTTCACTG gtttctctGCTGGATGCATGTTTTCTCTTATAGTGGCTCTTGTAGCTATCATACGCGCCAGGAATATTTTTCAAGAGGAAGGCTACAAAGATTACATGAATAGTGTGTTCCCTCTTTATAG CTTGTTTGGGTTCATTGTGCTTCACATGACTATGTATGCTATTGATATATACTATTGGAAGCGTTATCGAGTAAATTATGCATTCATATTTGGGTTCAAGCAAGGAACTGAACTTGATTACAGACAAGTTCTGTTTGTGGGGTTTAGCATTGGAGCTTTCGCGTTGCTTTGTGTTCTTGGTAATCTTGACATGCAAGCAGACCCTAGAACCAAAAGTTACCAAGCACTAACCgaacttcttcctcttttcCTTCTTGGT GCTTTGCTTTTAGTTTTAGTCTTGCCGTTCAACATTCTCTACCGTTCAAGtcgcttcttcttcctcacgtGTTTGTTTCACTTCCTTGCTGCTCCTCTTTACAAG GTAACGTTGCCTGATTTCTTCTTAGGAGATCAATTAACTAGCCAAGTACAAGCTCTTCGAAGCATCCAGTTCTACATATGCCACTATGGATGGGGAGACTTCAAACAAAGACAAAACACTTGTGGACGCTCAGAAGTCTACAACATTTTCATATACGTTGTTGCTGTAATACCGTATCTATCGCGCCTCCTTCAG TGTATACGCCGAATGTTTGAGGAAAGAAGTCTAGAGCAAGGATACAACGGAGTCAAATACTTTTTAACAATATTAGCGGTTTGTTTAAGAACAGCTTATGGTTTTGACAAGAACAAGAATCATAAGTTTATTCTCAAAGTATTAGCTGGTTCTGCCTCAGTCCTTGCTGCTGTTTTCTGTACATACTGGGACTTTGTCTATGACTGGGGACTTCTGAATAGAACATCCAAAAACAGATGGCTTAGAGATAAACTTCTCGTCCCACACAAGAGAGTATATTTCATTGCAATG ATCTTGAACGTTGTGTTGAGATTTGCATGGTTGCAAACGGTATTGGATTTTGAAATTAAGTTTCTTCACACTCAAACGGTGCTTGTGGTTGTGGCCTGTCTTGAGATTATTCGCCGTGGGATATGGAATTTCTTCAG GCTAGAGAATGAGCATTTGAATAATGTGGGGAAGTACCGAGCTTTCAAGTCAGTTCCATTACCATTCAGCTACGATGAAGATGATGACAAGGACGACTAA